A stretch of Pseudomonadota bacterium DNA encodes these proteins:
- a CDS encoding response regulator, whose protein sequence is MNTFNKPKILIVDDDPVSLKILEVVLSKEQLYEIKQAKDADEGIAVAHENKPDIIISDYYMPGKNGFEFCRYIKKNVDLNKTIFILLTSETDIIKKVTGLEEGADDYIEKTVSASVLLGKVKAFLRIKGLQNELIEEKEKLENANQLLKKNFEELIAILLKILEVQIPGASDRAHLAREISQHISVNMDINEDEAKKIVFGAILHEIGKIGLPDTIIKKKYKDLSAQEKEVFHQHPLIGSIIVSTISGFKEAAHDIYHQYENYNGSGMPEGLMKDEITIGAKILRTINFQEELFDSGFSNEQAIEQIRLFMNKTLDTVVATHLVDYLIKNDKILSYNKEKIPVEDLKTGMIVAEDIYSSNGAKILPRNVRIEDWMLNIIIQRDIVDPIIGGVYIFIN, encoded by the coding sequence ATGAATACATTTAACAAACCAAAAATATTGATTGTAGATGATGATCCTGTCTCATTAAAAATACTTGAAGTTGTACTGTCAAAAGAACAGTTATATGAAATAAAACAAGCTAAGGATGCTGATGAAGGTATCGCTGTTGCTCATGAAAACAAGCCTGACATCATCATAAGTGATTATTACATGCCAGGGAAAAACGGATTTGAATTTTGCAGATATATTAAAAAAAATGTTGATTTAAATAAGACTATTTTTATTCTTCTTACATCTGAAACAGATATCATTAAAAAAGTGACAGGTCTTGAAGAAGGGGCTGACGATTATATTGAAAAAACTGTTTCTGCAAGCGTATTGCTTGGTAAAGTGAAGGCTTTTTTAAGGATAAAAGGTCTTCAAAACGAATTGATTGAAGAAAAAGAAAAGCTTGAAAATGCCAATCAACTTCTTAAAAAAAACTTTGAGGAATTAATTGCAATCCTGCTGAAGATACTTGAAGTACAGATACCTGGTGCGAGTGATCGTGCTCATTTAGCAAGGGAAATATCGCAACATATTTCTGTAAATATGGATATAAATGAAGATGAAGCAAAAAAAATAGTTTTTGGTGCTATTTTGCATGAAATTGGAAAGATAGGTCTGCCGGATACTATAATTAAAAAGAAATATAAAGATCTATCTGCACAGGAAAAGGAAGTATTTCATCAGCACCCGCTTATAGGTTCTATTATTGTTTCTACGATTTCCGGTTTTAAAGAAGCTGCCCATGATATATATCATCAGTATGAAAACTATAATGGTTCCGGAATGCCGGAAGGGCTTATGAAGGATGAAATCACTATTGGTGCGAAAATTTTAAGAACTATAAATTTTCAGGAAGAACTTTTTGATTCTGGTTTTTCTAATGAGCAAGCTATCGAACAGATAAGACTTTTTATGAATAAAACTCTTGATACTGTAGTCGCAACACATTTGGTAGATTATCTTATTAAAAATGATAAAATTCTGTCTTATAATAAAGAGAAGATTCCCGTTGAGGACCTTAAAACTGGAATGATAGTTGCTGAAGATATTTATTCATCAAATGGTGCAAAAATTCTTCCCAGAAATGTCAGGATTGAAGATTGGATGCTTAATATAATTATCCAGCGGGACATAGTAGATCCCATTATCGGGGGAGTCTACATTTTTATAAATTGA